In Bacteroidota bacterium, the following proteins share a genomic window:
- a CDS encoding sulfurtransferase: MASNNGYANPGVLVSTDWALEHLKDGNLRFVEVDVDTTEYDKGHIEGAIGWNWKTQLQDQTRRDILSKEQIERFLGESGVGPETGLILYGDNNNWFAAYAFWLLKYYGHADVRLINGGRKKWAAEGKPLTTNVPRYAARTYKVSKIETDLRALRESVSNRLTDSTHGLVDVRSNDEFTGKILAPPGLQELSLRGGHIPGAKNIPWSQAVNEDGTFKSAADLKALYEGKGIVPGLKEVTTYCRIGERSSHSWFVLKYLLGYPKVRNYDGSWTEWGNLINAPIEK; the protein is encoded by the coding sequence ATGGCTTCAAACAACGGATATGCGAATCCCGGAGTGCTTGTCAGCACCGATTGGGCGCTGGAGCATTTAAAGGACGGGAATTTGCGGTTCGTCGAAGTGGATGTCGACACCACCGAGTACGACAAAGGACACATCGAAGGGGCGATCGGCTGGAATTGGAAGACGCAGCTTCAGGACCAGACGCGGCGCGACATACTCAGCAAGGAACAGATCGAGCGGTTTCTCGGTGAGTCGGGAGTCGGACCGGAAACGGGATTGATCTTGTACGGGGACAATAACAATTGGTTTGCCGCGTACGCATTTTGGCTGTTGAAGTATTACGGGCATGCCGATGTTCGGCTGATCAACGGCGGTAGGAAAAAATGGGCGGCCGAAGGGAAGCCGTTAACGACGAATGTTCCGCGCTATGCCGCAAGGACATATAAAGTCTCCAAGATTGAGACGGATCTTCGCGCGCTCAGAGAATCCGTGTCCAATCGTCTCACCGATTCGACGCACGGGCTTGTGGATGTCCGTTCGAACGACGAGTTCACCGGAAAAATTCTGGCGCCTCCCGGCTTGCAGGAGCTGTCGCTTCGCGGCGGGCACATTCCGGGAGCAAAAAATATTCCCTGGTCGCAAGCGGTGAATGAAGATGGAACATTCAAATCAGCCGCAGACCTGAAAGCGCTGTATGAAGGAAAAGGAATTGTACCGGGATTGAAAGAGGTGACAACCTATTGCCGCATCGGCGAACGTTCGTCGCATTCCTGGTTCGTCCTAAAGTACCTTCTTGGCTACCCGAAAGTGCGCAACTACGACGGATCGTGGACCGAATGGGGCAACCTCATTAATGCGCCGATAGAGAAATAG
- a CDS encoding DUF4395 domain-containing protein codes for MPNGITRVDRTALKFNQASIITIVAAAFVSQLPWLLAALALVLLVGTAVPSAGAFKLFYAKILRPLGILRPDVVEEDNVQHLFAQGLGGIFLIAAFALLIESNYPVLGWGIAFLVAALALVNLTVNFCLGCVLYLRLRRWSYFTKIFLKRVTNY; via the coding sequence ATGCCAAACGGAATTACTCGCGTGGACCGGACGGCGCTCAAATTCAATCAGGCATCGATCATCACGATCGTCGCTGCCGCTTTTGTGTCCCAGCTCCCCTGGCTCCTCGCGGCACTGGCACTGGTGTTGCTCGTTGGCACTGCCGTGCCGTCTGCGGGAGCGTTCAAGCTCTTCTACGCCAAAATTCTTCGTCCGCTCGGAATCTTGCGCCCGGATGTTGTCGAAGAGGACAATGTCCAGCACCTCTTCGCTCAGGGCCTCGGCGGGATTTTTCTGATCGCCGCATTTGCCTTGCTGATCGAAAGCAATTATCCGGTGCTCGGATGGGGGATTGCATTTCTTGTCGCGGCACTTGCTCTCGTCAATCTTACCGTTAATTTCTGCCTCGGATGTGTCCTCTACCTCCGCCTGCGGCGTTGGTCGTACTTTACGAAGATATTCTTGAAACGCGTTACCAACTATTAA
- a CDS encoding class I SAM-dependent methyltransferase: MKRRPTENSKRKKPNGRTIVRADKAVPTAAPAYTVLDVGCGPRKRPGAVGIDINPRSDADIIHDLDRFPYPFPDDHFDEVICDNVLEHLADLVKVMEEVHRIAKPSALVTIIVPFYPHRHANTDPTHKHFFGVHSFDYFIEGTANAGFRYSYARFALKSVEFEKGLAQLHWIDKKIVAFANSYKDLYENRLANVFPLRNLTFELRVVK; the protein is encoded by the coding sequence ATGAAACGACGACCGACAGAGAACTCCAAAAGGAAGAAACCGAACGGTAGAACAATCGTGCGCGCTGACAAGGCGGTGCCGACCGCTGCTCCGGCATATACCGTTCTCGACGTCGGCTGCGGACCCCGAAAGCGTCCCGGTGCCGTCGGCATCGATATCAACCCGCGATCCGACGCCGACATCATCCACGACCTCGACCGGTTCCCGTATCCGTTCCCCGATGATCATTTTGATGAAGTGATCTGCGACAATGTCCTCGAACATCTCGCCGATCTTGTCAAAGTGATGGAAGAGGTCCATCGCATAGCAAAGCCATCGGCGCTTGTCACGATCATCGTGCCGTTCTATCCGCATCGCCACGCTAATACCGACCCGACGCACAAGCATTTTTTCGGGGTTCATTCGTTTGACTATTTTATCGAAGGAACGGCGAACGCGGGGTTCCGATATTCATACGCCCGGTTTGCGCTGAAGTCAGTTGAGTTCGAGAAAGGGCTGGCGCAGCTGCATTGGATCGACAAGAAAATCGTTGCATTTGCGAACTCGTATAAGGACCTGTACGAGAATCGCCTGGCGAACGTTTTTCCGTTGAGGAACCTCACGTTCGAACTGCGCGTTGTCAAGTGA
- a CDS encoding tetratricopeptide repeat protein: MKVNLIVIPIIAVLFAGCAKMTEDELWQKAEQAKAAHNADSAIVLCQTLLSNYPEGKNAPAALFLIAESYNAKSDFHTAVNYYAAFAKKYPDLNATPLAMFFVGFIYNNNLQMPDSAKIAYQNFIAKFPTHDLAKSAQFELDNLGRTPDEIIGAKKDVAAKPKKVSKKQQ, encoded by the coding sequence ATGAAAGTTAATCTCATCGTTATTCCAATCATCGCCGTACTCTTCGCCGGCTGTGCGAAAATGACGGAGGATGAGCTTTGGCAAAAGGCCGAGCAGGCGAAAGCTGCCCATAATGCCGATTCGGCCATTGTGCTTTGTCAAACGCTCCTCAGCAATTACCCTGAGGGAAAAAACGCGCCGGCAGCGCTGTTCTTGATCGCAGAATCATACAATGCAAAGAGCGATTTCCACACTGCGGTGAACTACTACGCAGCATTCGCGAAGAAATATCCGGACCTGAATGCGACCCCCCTCGCGATGTTTTTTGTCGGGTTCATCTATAACAACAACCTTCAAATGCCCGACAGCGCAAAAATTGCCTATCAAAATTTTATCGCAAAGTTTCCCACCCATGACCTTGCAAAATCGGCTCAATTTGAGCTTGACAATCTCGGCAGAACGCCCGACGAGATCATCGGCGCAAAGAAAGATGTTGCGGCAAAGCCGAAGAAGGTTTCCAAGAAACAACAATGA
- a CDS encoding NAD-dependent epimerase/dehydratase family protein: MTNKIVFLTGSTGFIGSKVAHRLITDGWKIRGVVRDPEKAQRMLSAWGGTSGNIELVKGDLFAGSPADRRKFFAEWLTDVHAVVHLAEAKKNEKDFDVKNIKSLGLLLEAATETPKLERFVFVSAFMAGGLPRPLPKMLTEEMTGIEFPDPYYQWKRMAERLLIRSATKSRFSYAIVRPALVYGPNAEWLVPMLSLIKRMGSFFVPLANGGKAQLGTVHVDDAASTIASAASSNHAENQIIHAVDNGGTTYVDWFESICSVFGRKPRLAKIPEAVLYPAAKTIDGITSLVNRHYGVYQWALVLSRGCGYSNEKMRKIIGELKYPSIRDGIPGMMEWFRQAHG; this comes from the coding sequence ATGACGAATAAGATCGTATTTCTGACAGGTTCGACGGGATTCATTGGCTCAAAGGTTGCCCATCGCTTGATTACGGACGGGTGGAAAATCAGGGGAGTGGTTCGCGATCCCGAAAAAGCCCAAAGAATGTTAAGCGCATGGGGGGGAACATCCGGAAACATTGAACTTGTTAAAGGGGATCTATTCGCCGGATCGCCAGCTGATCGAAGAAAGTTCTTTGCGGAATGGCTTACTGATGTCCATGCTGTCGTTCACCTTGCTGAAGCTAAGAAAAATGAGAAAGATTTTGACGTAAAAAACATAAAGTCATTGGGTTTGCTTCTTGAAGCCGCAACGGAGACGCCTAAATTAGAGCGATTCGTTTTCGTGTCAGCGTTTATGGCCGGCGGACTTCCCCGGCCGCTTCCTAAAATGCTGACAGAAGAAATGACGGGAATAGAGTTTCCTGACCCGTATTATCAATGGAAGAGGATGGCTGAGCGGCTGTTGATAAGATCGGCCACCAAATCCCGTTTTTCCTATGCGATCGTTCGCCCTGCCCTGGTTTATGGCCCGAATGCCGAGTGGCTCGTTCCAATGCTGAGCCTGATCAAAAGAATGGGATCATTTTTCGTCCCCCTCGCGAACGGGGGAAAAGCTCAATTGGGAACAGTTCATGTCGACGACGCGGCGTCAACGATTGCGTCAGCAGCATCCAGCAACCATGCGGAAAATCAGATCATTCATGCTGTGGATAACGGCGGGACAACGTATGTTGACTGGTTTGAATCCATTTGCAGCGTTTTCGGCCGTAAGCCACGCCTGGCTAAAATCCCGGAAGCAGTCCTTTATCCTGCCGCTAAGACCATTGATGGGATAACATCGCTTGTTAATCGCCACTACGGCGTTTATCAATGGGCCCTGGTTTTAAGCCGGGGGTGCGGTTACTCAAACGAGAAGATGAGAAAAATTATCGGGGAGCTTAAATATCCTTCAATCCGCGACGGGATTCCGGGGATGATGGAATGGTTTCGGCAAGCTCACGGATAG
- the uvrA gene encoding excinuclease ABC subunit UvrA: protein MPDQNLLIVKGAREHNLKNIDVEIPRDKLVVITGLSGSGKSSLAFDTIYAEGQRRYVESLSAYARQFLGLMERPDVDYIEGLSPAISIEQKTVSHNPRSTVGTVTEIYDFLRLLFARVGIQFCVNCGTKVQKQSVDQIIDAIVKLPGGTKILILAPVVKGRKGHYRELFEQIVRDGFLRVRVDGQVKEISKEMKVDRYKVHDIEIVVDRIAVKKESRSRIADSVEVALGFGAGVLIVNDGSSDHLFSKHYSCPNCGASYEEPAPNSFSFNTPYGSCPSCEGLGEKKEFDLSLIIPDDKLSINQEGIAALGKPRQTWFFSQVRAVLKRHGFDFDSPLKSLSKIAREELLYGTGKEKIEIEYAHGGGKPIIYRHRFSGVVGMMKNYYAETASPKIREWVEGFMSTTRCTVCGGGRLKKESLAIKLEDAVSGKRVSIADVVALPLGDAREFIRTLRLTPRQTEIAKQIMKEISQRIEFMVNVGLGYLTLDRGARTLSGGEAQRIRLATQIGSQLVGVLYILDEPSIGLHQRDNVKLIDSLKELRDLGNTVLVVEHDKEMIEQSDFVVDLGPGAGEHGGKVVAAGEPEKLKRKNEKGKMKHGENGVSATIEYLQGKKKIEVPAVRRGGNGKFLVIKGASGNNLKNITAKIPLGLFVCVTGVSGSGKSSLINETLFPVLSKKFYKTKISTLPHAGLQGIGEIDKIIDIDQSPIGRTPRSNPATYTGMFTMIRDLFTQLPEAKIRGYKAGRFSFNVKGGRCESCEGDGVRKIEMNFLPDVYVVCDVCKGKRYNRETLEVHYKGRSIADVLEMTVEEALGFFSEMPRVGRKLQTLFDVGMGYIRLGQQATTLSGGEAQRVKLSTELSRVGTGKTLYILDEPTTGLHFEDVKMLLSVLNKLVDKGNTVIVIEHNLDVIKTADWIIDLGPEGGNEGGYIVGEGPPEEISRNAKSFTGEFLAKELAR, encoded by the coding sequence ATGCCGGATCAAAACCTTCTGATCGTCAAAGGAGCGCGCGAGCACAACCTCAAGAACATTGACGTTGAAATTCCGCGCGATAAGCTTGTTGTCATTACCGGGCTTTCCGGTTCCGGCAAATCCAGCCTTGCCTTCGACACGATTTACGCGGAAGGACAACGCCGGTATGTTGAGAGTCTCTCCGCTTATGCACGGCAGTTCCTCGGCTTGATGGAAAGGCCTGACGTCGATTACATCGAAGGGTTGAGTCCGGCGATTTCCATCGAGCAGAAGACCGTCAGCCATAACCCGCGATCGACCGTCGGCACGGTGACGGAGATCTACGATTTTCTGCGGTTGTTGTTTGCTCGCGTCGGCATCCAGTTTTGCGTCAACTGCGGGACGAAGGTCCAGAAGCAGAGTGTTGACCAGATCATCGATGCGATAGTAAAACTGCCGGGGGGGACGAAGATCCTGATTCTCGCGCCTGTGGTCAAAGGGCGAAAGGGGCATTACCGGGAGCTGTTCGAACAGATTGTCAGAGACGGATTTCTCCGTGTCCGGGTTGACGGACAGGTCAAAGAAATTTCAAAGGAGATGAAAGTAGACCGCTATAAAGTCCACGATATCGAGATCGTCGTCGACCGGATCGCGGTGAAGAAAGAGAGCAGGAGCCGCATTGCCGATTCGGTTGAAGTTGCGCTCGGGTTCGGCGCCGGCGTCCTCATTGTAAATGACGGCTCCTCGGACCATCTTTTTAGCAAGCACTATTCCTGCCCGAATTGCGGGGCCAGTTACGAGGAGCCAGCGCCGAACTCATTTTCCTTCAACACGCCGTACGGGTCGTGCCCCTCATGCGAGGGTCTGGGAGAAAAGAAAGAATTCGATCTGTCGCTCATCATTCCCGACGACAAGCTATCAATCAATCAGGAAGGCATTGCCGCTCTCGGGAAGCCGCGTCAGACATGGTTCTTCAGCCAGGTGCGCGCGGTGCTCAAACGGCACGGATTTGATTTTGACAGCCCGCTGAAATCGCTCTCAAAAATTGCCCGCGAAGAATTGTTGTACGGCACGGGCAAGGAAAAGATTGAGATCGAATATGCTCACGGCGGCGGGAAGCCGATCATTTACAGGCACCGGTTCAGCGGAGTTGTCGGCATGATGAAAAATTATTATGCCGAAACGGCGTCGCCGAAAATACGGGAATGGGTGGAGGGGTTCATGAGCACGACGCGCTGCACGGTCTGCGGCGGCGGGAGGCTGAAAAAAGAAAGTCTTGCGATTAAGCTTGAAGATGCGGTGTCAGGGAAAAGGGTCAGCATCGCCGACGTTGTCGCGCTGCCGTTGGGCGATGCGCGGGAATTCATAAGAACCTTGCGGCTTACCCCGAGACAGACCGAGATCGCGAAGCAAATCATGAAAGAGATCAGCCAGCGGATCGAATTCATGGTGAATGTCGGCCTCGGCTATCTCACGCTCGACAGGGGGGCGCGAACGCTTTCAGGAGGGGAAGCACAGCGCATCCGGCTCGCGACGCAAATCGGGTCGCAGCTCGTCGGGGTGCTGTACATTCTCGACGAGCCGAGCATTGGACTTCATCAACGCGATAACGTGAAGCTGATCGACTCCCTGAAAGAGCTTCGCGACCTTGGCAACACCGTGCTGGTCGTCGAGCATGATAAGGAGATGATCGAACAGTCCGATTTCGTCGTCGACCTCGGCCCGGGAGCAGGCGAGCACGGGGGAAAAGTTGTGGCAGCAGGTGAGCCGGAAAAATTGAAAAGGAAAAATGAAAAAGGAAAAATGAAGCACGGGGAGAACGGCGTATCGGCAACGATCGAGTATCTGCAGGGGAAAAAAAAGATTGAAGTGCCGGCGGTTCGGCGCGGAGGGAACGGAAAATTTTTGGTGATCAAAGGGGCTTCCGGGAATAATCTCAAGAATATCACGGCGAAAATTCCGCTCGGGTTGTTCGTGTGCGTGACGGGGGTCAGCGGCTCGGGAAAATCTTCGCTCATCAACGAGACGCTCTTTCCCGTCCTTTCCAAAAAATTCTATAAGACAAAGATCAGTACGCTCCCGCATGCAGGCCTCCAGGGCATCGGCGAGATCGATAAGATCATCGACATCGATCAGTCGCCGATCGGAAGGACGCCCCGCTCAAATCCGGCCACCTACACCGGCATGTTCACGATGATCAGAGATTTGTTTACGCAGCTTCCCGAAGCAAAGATCCGCGGATACAAAGCCGGGCGCTTCAGCTTTAACGTCAAAGGCGGGCGGTGCGAAAGCTGCGAAGGGGACGGCGTCCGAAAGATCGAAATGAATTTTCTGCCGGATGTCTACGTCGTTTGCGACGTATGCAAAGGGAAGCGCTACAATCGGGAGACGCTCGAGGTGCACTACAAAGGGAGATCTATCGCCGACGTTCTCGAGATGACGGTCGAAGAGGCGCTCGGATTCTTCAGCGAAATGCCCCGCGTCGGGCGCAAATTGCAGACCTTGTTCGATGTCGGCATGGGATATATCCGGCTCGGACAACAGGCGACCACGCTTTCGGGGGGCGAAGCTCAACGCGTGAAACTGTCAACGGAGCTGTCGCGGGTCGGAACGGGAAAAACGCTTTACATCCTCGACGAGCCGACCACCGGGCTTCACTTTGAGGACGTCAAGATGCTGCTCTCCGTGCTGAACAAGCTCGTGGACAAAGGGAATACGGTCATTGTCATCGAACATAATCTTGACGTGATCAAAACTGCTGATTGGATCATTGACCTTGGACCGGAAGGGGGAAACGAGGGGGGCTATATCGTCGGAGAAGGGCCCCCCGAAGAAATAAGCAGGAATGCGAAGTCTTTCACCGGAGAATTTCTTGCAAAAGAGCTCGCACGCTAA
- a CDS encoding DUF58 domain-containing protein, with product MSGRMEQALTYLQPDVVSKLANMELRARMVVEGFITGMHKSPYHGFSVEFAEHRQYMPGDEIRRVDWKVYGKTDRYYIKQYEEETNLKSYVILDASASMAFASEQARGGDGKRISKLEYASYLVAALSYLMVQQRDAVGLTVFDENIRLALPPHATKAYLRRILIELEHLSAGKATGTSRSLNQMAERITRRGLIIVVSDLFDDPSAVIAALKHFRHNHHDVLVMHVLDPFERSFAFGSDAVFKDLETAEEITTQPYHIQRAYQREFRSFLERYKRECRENNIDYVLLDTETPFDVALFQYLNKRKKIG from the coding sequence ATGAGCGGTCGGATGGAACAGGCGCTGACATATCTTCAACCCGACGTCGTTTCGAAGCTGGCGAACATGGAACTTCGCGCGCGCATGGTGGTGGAGGGGTTCATTACCGGCATGCACAAAAGCCCCTATCACGGTTTCAGCGTCGAATTTGCCGAACACCGTCAGTATATGCCCGGGGACGAAATCCGCCGCGTCGATTGGAAGGTCTACGGCAAGACGGACCGTTACTATATTAAACAGTACGAGGAAGAAACGAACCTCAAATCGTACGTCATTCTTGATGCCAGCGCGTCGATGGCATTCGCCTCCGAACAAGCGCGGGGGGGAGACGGAAAAAGGATCTCAAAATTGGAATATGCATCGTATCTCGTGGCCGCACTCTCGTATTTGATGGTTCAGCAGAGGGACGCTGTGGGGCTGACGGTGTTTGATGAAAATATCCGGCTTGCACTGCCGCCGCATGCAACCAAAGCGTATCTTCGGAGGATCCTCATCGAGCTTGAGCATCTCTCGGCGGGAAAGGCAACCGGAACATCCCGATCGCTCAATCAGATGGCAGAGCGCATCACCCGCCGTGGACTGATCATCGTTGTGAGCGACCTGTTTGATGATCCGAGTGCGGTGATAGCGGCATTAAAGCATTTTCGGCACAATCACCACGATGTGCTGGTGATGCACGTTCTCGACCCGTTCGAGCGTTCGTTCGCATTCGGAAGCGATGCCGTATTCAAAGACCTGGAAACTGCGGAAGAAATAACGACGCAGCCCTACCATATCCAGCGCGCATACCAGCGAGAATTCCGATCGTTTCTTGAGCGATATAAAAGAGAATGCAGGGAAAACAATATCGACTACGTTCTGCTCGACACCGAGACTCCCTTTGATGTGGCTCTGTTCCAGTATTTGAACAAGCGAAAAAAGATAGGATGA
- a CDS encoding tetratricopeptide repeat protein produces MTIRRFCISHFGEVPVIIFALALSSCAPTAYEVTSGLLDQGKNDDAIANARANLARNPNDPLFLKYLGIGLYNKKYYGDATAYFERSLSADPEDDQAVYYLASSYEASVEYEKAIQYYRRYREMTVFGEYRDIVDARVKILYRQEMQIEAKKALLEESHLDVASVPPNTLAVLYFENKGNMRNLDPLQKGIADMMITDLSKIHSVKVVERVRLQKLVEELNFGESGLVDERTAPRVGKLLGAYRLVKGTFFDLTSDKLRIDALVAQTRSGQVDGTTDISGDMKQFFRLEKELVFKILDELKIPITNQERVSILEVPTENFFAFLQYSQGIDYEDKGLYDQAVQSYTSAVQSDPNFSQARSSLSTAKKTGEMMKGGASTSGSNAVPTQSVPPPPSSSLAKESIGGMSERASSTSTNVNSGFVPGPSSSPQPTSVVTPLPEPPKPPK; encoded by the coding sequence ATGACCATCAGACGGTTTTGTATTTCACATTTTGGTGAAGTTCCGGTTATTATTTTTGCCCTAGCGCTATCGTCGTGCGCTCCAACGGCGTATGAAGTAACGTCCGGCTTGCTTGACCAGGGGAAGAACGATGACGCGATCGCGAATGCCCGGGCGAACCTCGCGCGAAATCCCAATGACCCCCTTTTTTTGAAGTATCTCGGCATCGGCCTCTACAATAAGAAATACTATGGCGATGCGACAGCGTATTTTGAACGGTCTCTTTCCGCCGATCCTGAAGACGACCAGGCCGTGTACTATCTCGCATCGAGTTACGAGGCGAGCGTCGAATACGAAAAGGCGATACAATATTACAGGCGTTATCGAGAAATGACCGTTTTCGGAGAATATCGGGATATTGTGGATGCCCGGGTCAAGATTCTTTACCGCCAGGAAATGCAGATTGAGGCCAAGAAAGCGCTGCTTGAGGAATCGCATCTCGACGTAGCAAGCGTGCCGCCTAACACTCTCGCCGTCCTCTATTTTGAGAATAAAGGGAACATGCGCAATCTTGACCCGCTCCAAAAGGGGATTGCCGACATGATGATCACGGATTTGTCAAAGATCCATTCCGTGAAGGTTGTTGAACGAGTCCGGCTTCAAAAATTGGTGGAGGAACTGAACTTCGGCGAGTCGGGGCTGGTGGATGAACGAACCGCGCCGCGGGTGGGGAAATTACTTGGCGCATACCGGCTTGTCAAAGGAACCTTTTTTGACCTGACTTCCGACAAATTAAGGATCGACGCTCTTGTCGCCCAGACCCGCAGCGGGCAAGTCGACGGCACGACGGATATTTCGGGGGACATGAAGCAGTTCTTCCGGCTCGAGAAAGAACTGGTGTTCAAGATACTCGACGAGCTCAAAATTCCGATAACGAATCAGGAACGTGTATCGATTCTCGAGGTTCCGACGGAGAATTTTTTTGCATTCTTGCAATACTCTCAGGGGATCGATTACGAAGATAAAGGATTGTACGATCAGGCAGTGCAATCGTACACCTCCGCAGTTCAATCCGATCCAAATTTTTCGCAGGCCAGATCAAGTTTGAGCACGGCTAAAAAAACGGGAGAAATGATGAAAGGCGGTGCGTCCACGTCGGGGAGCAATGCCGTGCCGACGCAATCTGTTCCCCCGCCGCCGAGCAGTTCGTTGGCGAAAGAAAGCATCGGCGGAATGTCCGAACGGGCGTCGTCGACGTCGACAAATGTCAATTCCGGCTTTGTGCCGGGTCCTAGTTCCTCGCCTCAGCCGACTTCGGTCGTCACTCCGCTACCGGAACCGCCGAAGCCGCCCAAGTAA